DNA sequence from the Chloroflexota bacterium genome:
TGAATCCGGATCGCTGGAGCAGGACGCGGACGTCGTCATCTTTCTGTATCGGGCCGAGGGCGAACCCATCACCGACGCCGACCTGGAGCTGGTAAAAGCCAAGATCGCCAAGCATCGCAACGGGCCGATTGGCGAAGTGCCGCTCCAGTTCCGGCGCACGCACACCCGCTTCTACGGGGTCGCGGCGCGGGATGAGGTGGAGGTCACCGCCTACTAGAGGGTTCCCGACGCTTGACCTGCGTGGCATCATCGGCGGCTGGTAGGTCCGGAACACCAGCTCATCCCAGGTCGCGATCCACGGCCCGAGGAGCCGGAGAACCGAGGGCCGGGCGACCACGACACGGAGGAGAGGGCAGGTGTTGACCGACAAGACCATTACGTGCCGCGACTGCGGGATGGACTTCGTCTTCTCGGCCGGGGAGCAGCAGTTCTACCAGGAGAAGGGGCTTGCGCATGAGCCCCAGCGCTGCTCGAGCTGCCGCGCGGTTGCCAAGCAGAACCGCGAGCTGGGCATCGGCACGGGGGGCGGGGCCCGCGAAATGCACGCCGCGGTGTGCGCGGAGTGTGGGGGGCAGGCCCTTGTGCCGTTCCTCCCGCGCAACGACCGCCCGGTCTATTGCAGCAGCTGCTTCGACAAGGTTCGCGCCCGATCCTGAGCCTGGCCTGATCGGGCCCGGCGCCGCCTATACTGCGGGCCCACATGGAGTCCGGCACCTTGCTTCGCCCACCGACTGAGGTCGGTGGGCGCCTGCGTCGGGCGTACGGCTTCGAGGAGATCTCGCTGGTCCCCGGCGCGGTCACGGTGGAGCCGGCCGAGGTCGACACCGTGGTGGAGATCGGCCCGCTGCGCCTCGAGATCCCGTTCCTGGCTGCCGCCATGGATGCGGTCAGCGACCCGGACATGGCGGTGCGGATGCATCGGCTGGGCGGGCTGGCGGTCGTCAACCTGGACGGCCTGTACTCCCGGTATCCGGACGCCGGGCCGATCATCGAGCAGGTGGTTGAAGCCCCGGATGCGGTCGCCGCGGCGCGGGTCCTGAGCGAGGCCTATGCGGCACCGATTCGACCCGAGCTGATTGGCGCCCTGATCACCCGCATCAAGGCCTCCGGGGCGTCCGCCGCGGTGGCCACCACGCCGGCTTCCGCCTGGGACCACGCCGCGGTGGCGGCCGAGGCCGGAGCCGACCTGTTCGTCGTCCAGTCACAAGTGTCGAGCGCGCGTCACATCTCGGCCTCGGGTCGCGTCCTCTCGCTGTCGGACCTCACCGGCGCGCTCCGCCTGCCGGTCCTGGTGGGGAACACGGTGAGCGGCGAGGCGGCCTACCAGCTCATGGAGCAGGGCGCCGCCGGGATCCTGGTCGGTGTTGGGCCCGGGGCCGCCTGCACCACGCGCGAGGTGCTCGGGATCGGCGTGCCGCAGGTGTCCGCCACCCTCGAGGTCGCCGCGGCTCGTGATCGGTTCCTGGCCGACACCGGGCGATACGTGCCGGTCATCACCGACGGCGGGATGAAGACCGGCGGCGACATCGCCAAGGCCATCGCGTCGGGAGCCGATGCCGTCATGCTGGGGACGCCGCTGGCCGCC
Encoded proteins:
- a CDS encoding zinc-ribbon domain containing protein, producing MLTDKTITCRDCGMDFVFSAGEQQFYQEKGLAHEPQRCSSCRAVAKQNRELGIGTGGGAREMHAAVCAECGGQALVPFLPRNDRPVYCSSCFDKVRARS
- a CDS encoding GuaB3 family IMP dehydrogenase-related protein; its protein translation is MESGTLLRPPTEVGGRLRRAYGFEEISLVPGAVTVEPAEVDTVVEIGPLRLEIPFLAAAMDAVSDPDMAVRMHRLGGLAVVNLDGLYSRYPDAGPIIEQVVEAPDAVAAARVLSEAYAAPIRPELIGALITRIKASGASAAVATTPASAWDHAAVAAEAGADLFVVQSQVSSARHISASGRVLSLSDLTGALRLPVLVGNTVSGEAAYQLMEQGAAGILVGVGPGAACTTREVLGIGVPQVSATLEVAAARDRFLADTGRYVPVITDGGMKTGGDIAKAIASGADAVMLGTPLAAAIEAPGRGFNWGMAAPSPTLPRGTRIQLGERLPLEQILFGPARTTHGTQNLVGALRQSMGALGARTIRDMHEVEMVVAPTVMTEGKSWQMAADDPQR